One Lycium barbarum isolate Lr01 chromosome 5, ASM1917538v2, whole genome shotgun sequence genomic window carries:
- the LOC132640797 gene encoding protein NEOXANTHIN-DEFICIENT 1, with product MEVKDRNSAPLAYGEPPWIFKGSALYQLHLVKAETARAFIPKECRLVEAFGYTLGGFFLASYDDSPAGIFDELVVIAGLVWNPPTSCAWAARVLVGSDEACLHGRKVVGLPSQIARFSKKITALPRMKSKTSSFLSTIGLRTSPCSYRNHMDIEVRELKNQKAMNICSINLNVTVSQQDSKGWMGPLIKMSLPNFSGRTKYNSNLLKYSCQIECRVRAVRPAKVSGPSALDADVEDSSDYQSSNVESVGRAPTGTKRNFSISVLLSKPILALEFNHLKMRVEAPTTVIACSQNTI from the exons ATGGAAGTCAAAGACAGAAATTCTGCTCCATTGGCGTATGGGGAACCTCCCTGGATTTTTAAAGGCAG TGCTTTATACCAGCTTCATCTCGTCAAAGCAGAGACCGCTCGAGCTTTCATTCCCAAAGAATGCAGACTAGTTGAGGCATTTGG GTATACTCTTGGCGGTTTCTTTCTTGCTAGCTATGATGATAGTCCTGCTGGAATTTTCGACGAG CTCGTTGTGATTGCAGGACTAGTATGGAATCCACCTACATCTTGTGC ATGGGCTGCCAGGGTGCTGGTGGGCAGTGATGAGGCATGCCTTCATGGACGGAAG GTTGTAGGTCTTCCAAGTCAAATTGCCAGGTTTTCAAAG AAAATTACAGCACTTCCGCGGATGAAAAGTAAAACAAGCAGTTTTCTAAGCACGATTGGCTTGAGGACATCTCCTTGTAGCTATAGGAATCACATGGATATAGAAGTGAGGGAACTCAAGAATCAGAAAGCAATGAATATCTGTAGTATCAACCTTAATGTCACTG TTTCTCAGCAGGATTCTAAGGGATGGATGGGTCCATTAATCAAAATGTCACTCCCAAACTTCAG CGGACGGACGAAGTACAATTCTAATCTCCTCAAGTACTCTTGCCAGATTGAGTGTAG GGTAAGAGCAGTGCGACCAGCAAAAGTCTCGGGACCATCTGCATTGGATGCAGACGTGGAAGATTCATCTGACTACCAGAGCTCGAATGTGGAATCAGTAGGCAGAGCGCCCACAGGGACCAAGAGAAATTTCAGCATATCCGTTTTGCTGTCCAAGCCCATTTTGGCTTTAGAATTTAATCATCTGAAAATGAGAGTTGAAGCTCCTACTACAGTTATCGCATGCTCCCAGAATACTATTTGA
- the LOC132640796 gene encoding serine carboxypeptidase-like 45: MAFRNMVVLGLVFLQMWFIMKVKSTAADKISQLPGQPLVNFQQYSGYVTIDDNKQRALFYYFVEAQVDPISKPIVLWLNGGPGCSSLGVGAFSENGPFRPSRNVLVRNEHSWNKEANMLYLEAPIGVGFSYATNSSSYEGVNDKITARDNLVFLQKWFVKFPQYKNRSLFIAGESYAGHYIPQLAEMILQSNRKNKLFHLKGIALGNPVLEFATDFNSRAEYFWSHGLISDGTYKLFTSTCNYSRYVSEYYRGSLSPICSKVMSIVSQETSRFVDKYDVTLDVCISSVFSQSRLLNPQLVTETIDVCVEDETINYLNRRDVQNALHARLVGLNRWLVCSSILDYEHLDLELPTISTVGNIIKAGIPVLVYSGDQDSVVPLTGSRTLVHKLAEQLALSTSTPYRVWFAGMQVGGWTQVYGDMLSFVTIRGASHEAPFSQPERSLVLFKSFLAGKPLPEAF, from the exons ATGGCGTTTCGAAACATGGTAGTATTGGGCCTCGTATTTCTCCAAATGTGGTTTATAATGAAAGTGAAGTCAACAGCTGCTGACAAAATTAGTCAGTTACCTGGTCAACCCCTTGTAAATTTCCAGCAATATTCTGGGTATGTCACCATTGATGACAACAAACAGAGGGCTCTCTTTTACTACTTTGTTGAAGCACAAGTGGATCCAATATCCAAGCCTATTGTTCTATGGCTAAATGGAG GACCTGGGTGTTCTTCATTGGGGGTGGGAGCATTCTCTGAAAATGGGCCATTTAGGCCAAGTAGAAATGTGCTAGTCAGAAATGAACATAGCTGGAATAAAG AAGCAAATATGCTGTATTTGGAGGCTCCTATAGGAGTAGGTTTCTCGTACGCTacaaattcttcttcttatgagggAGTGAATGACAAGATCACAG CTAGAGACAATTTGGTGTTCTTGCAAAAGTGGTTTGTGAAATTCCCACAGTACAAAAACAGAAGCTTGTTCATCGCAGGAGAAAGCTATGCTG GCCACTATATTCCTCAGCTTGCAGAAATGATACTCCAGTCCAACAGGAAGAACAAGTTGTTCCATCTAAAGGGAATTGCT CTAGGCAATCCAGTGCTGGAATTTGCGACTGATTTTAACTCAAGGGCGGAGTACTTCTGGTCACATGGATTGATTTCAGATGGTACATACAAATTGTTCACTTCCACTTGCAACTATTCACGTTATGTTAGTGAATACTACAGAGGTTCTCTGTCTCCAATTTGTTCAAAAGTGATGAGCATTGTCAGTCAAGAAACTAGTAGATTTGTAGACAAATACGACGTAACACTTGATGTCTGTATATCATCCGTCTTCTCACAATCCAGGCTTCTCAATCCTCAG CTAGTTACAGAGACTATCGATGTATGTGTTGAAGATGAAACTATAAATTACTTGAACAGAAGGGATGTTCAGAACGCCCTCCATGCACGTCTTGTAGGGCTTAACAGATGGCTTGTTTGCAGCAG TATATTGGATTATGAGCATCTTGATCTTGAGCTACCAACAATCTCTACTGTGGGTAATATCATCAAGGCTGGAATACCAGTCTTGGTTTACAG TGGGGATCAGGATTCTGTCGTTCCTCTGACCGGAAGCCGAACATTGGTCCATAAACTAGCAGAACAACTTGCACTGAGCACAAGCACACCCTACAGAGTTTGGTTTGCTGGAATGCAG GTTGGTGGCTGGACTCAAGTTTATGGTGATATGCTATCATTTGTCACGATAAGAGGGGCGTCTCATGAAGCTCCATTCTCACAACCGGAGAGATCGCTTGTGCTATTCAAGTCATTTTTGGCTGGCAAGCCTTTGCCTGAAGCATTCTGA